GAGCATGTTTGCTAAAAGTATGTACAGATGATATACTGTTATAAAAAaagttcttattttttatttggaaTGCATTGGTTCTTCCTTTTAACCTAGGTTGTGGAAATTATTGCTCGAAATTTGGAGAGAGAGTCAAGCTTACACAGAAGGGTGGATTTGTTCTTTCTTGTGGATTCCATTACTCAATGCTCCCGGGGTTTAAAAGgtattatttgtatttttataatttagcagCATGTTAGGTGTTTGGTCTGTAAGTCATGGCTATGTGCTTACCAAATTTGGTATCCAGGTGATGTTGGTGATATCTACCCTTCAGCTATTCAAGCAGCACTCCCTCGTCTACTCAATGCTGCAGCACCCCCTGGACCTAATGCACAGGAAAATCGTCGGCAGTGCTTAAAGGTAGGTGGCTTTGATGTattctttttctttatattttatttggATTGTTGGTTTCTCACCCTTTTTCTTTGATATAGGTTTTGAGACTTTGGTTGGAAAGAAGAATCCTTCCAGAATCTGTTGTTCGGCACCATATACGAGAACTTGATTCACTTAGTGTTTCATCTTCTGGTGTTGTCTTTTCTCGTCGTTCAGCTAGAACAGAGAGAGCATTGGATGATCCTATTAGAGACATGGAGGGTATGCTTGTTGATGAGTATGGCAGGTCTATATTTCAGGATCACTTTAACTTATGGTTACTTTTTGTTTAAAAGATTTTTGTTCCTGAGATTTGTTTTTTCTTGCCTCAGTAACTCAAGTTTTCAGCTCCCTGGATTTTGTATGCCTCGAATGCTCAATGAGGAGGATGAGGGTAGTGATTCCGATGGAGAAAGTTTTGAAGCTGTCACTCCAGAGCACTATTCTGGAGTTCCTGACGAACAAGAGGCAAACCCTGCAAGTGAAAAGCGCAGACATATTTTGGAGGATGTTGATGGTGAACTTGAAATGGAGGATGTTGCTCCTGAGATTGAAATGAGTTCAACTGGTGGCACTGCTGCAATCAATACTGCACAAACTTTGCAAGAGCATTGTGATCAGCATTTTCCACTGCCATTTGCCCCACCTTTACCTCACGATGTGCGTCCGTCATCACCACCACTACCATCATCACCACCTCCACCTCCACCTCCACCACCCCCTCCACCGCCTCCTCTTCCTCCACCCATCCCTCGTCCTATTTCTGGTCCCTACACAAACAATGTGGATTCAACTGTTCATACAAGTATACAAGTAGGTCCTTGTTTGTGTTCCTTGCACTGGTTTCTTATTATGGTTATGACAATGATGATAAGGTAATAATGAATTAGATTATTCATGTGGTTGTGTTCTTATTATATTTGCAGAACAGGCAAGATGATTTGAGATCTTTGGTTCCACCATCAGTTGCACCCAGAATCAATTCAACAGTGTGCACCAATGCAGTCCCATATAATGGGCATGATCCTAGAAATCCTCCTGTTATGCAGGTTTCGGATTGTAATACTGCTTTCAACAGTTGCCCAGTGCCTCCAGTTAATAATATCCAACAACCTGATGGCCCTAGCTTTCACAATCCCTACCCTCCGCAACCTCTTCATCCTGCACCAACAAATCAGTTTGCATATGTTAATTCAGGCCCACATGTGAATTTGATGAGGGATGCACCTCCTCCATACACTGACAGATACTCTTCACTGAACTTTGATGGTGCAAATTATTATAACAGCCATGAGAGAATGAAACTGGCACCAAATGATCTTAGAGAGAGCTGGAGGTATCCTCCGCCGCCATTCTCTGGTAAGTTTCTTGAATCATGTTTTGTTCTGGTTTACTGATATCATGCCTTGTTCTGTCTAATGACACCTGATTAtgtatgtttttttctttttctcctaaCAGGACCTTGGTATGCTGATAACGCTAATTCATCATATGGCCATGGCCATGGTTCTTATGGTGGGCCCCATTGTGAGCCAACAAGGTTTCCAAATGAAGGATGGGGCTTCCGACCCCCTCCAATGGATCACCGGAACTTTTTTCCTGGCAGACCACCTGCAGAAGGTATGGTTCCCAGTGGATCAAGAGCTTTGCATTTCTCCTGTGAGATTGTGGTTTAAAAGCTAGAGACAGAgcttatatattatatgtaaatatatatatgtatgttggTGCGTGTATCATTTTGCATTTGCATACTTGCTGTTGCTAGATACCCTGTGTTCAGTTAGTTTTACATGGGGCCTGATACTTGAATTCTCTTTTATGTGTTTCAGCTCCTTGCATTTGGCAGCCACGATGACCAGATACTTAATCAGCTGCTTTAATTGGTATGTTATATTTTAGTGATAGTTTTATTTTGTCATCCAAAAGTTCTCTTTTTCACTGGTTTTCTTGTTATGAATAGGTATacctcccccccccccccttctcctttcctttcttttGGCATGGGTTCTGCGGCATGTTGAAAACAGTTGAGAGTTTTTGCATGCAATGAACAGATAATAGGATGAGTTGAGCCGAAGATGAGCGTGTCGGCATTGCTGATACTGgttttgtaaatatgtaaaatctACCACCGGGCAGGACAGTAAGATTGGGAGAGTTAGGCTATCATCAtgtatcaaaattttattttatttttgtttctttttgcataatttattccCATCAACGCCCCAATTAAAGACCTTTAGCAATTTTTTAATCGGGCCATTCCCTGTAAAACTTTTTTTCCCTATACTTTGGCTGTAAACAGTGCTATTTTATTAGTACAGTGGGAGGCAGGCAGAGTGTCAGTGGATGAATCTAGTTGTATGCTTCTTGTTTTTGAACTGAACactgtttttatatatatgtaggAAAGAGTTTTTAAGTTCTAACCTAAAAATtaggattttttatattttaactataaataaaataggatcataatAACTTGTTTGAGTTATGCTTTTAACATTGATTTTATGATATAGTTTGTGGTGGTGCGCTTGATAGGAAATAATATTATTCTTTTCGAGGATTAGTTATGATTTATTGGTTTGATAATTTGAGATTATAGAGCAGTGGCTAATTCAGTAGGGTGGCAATGTGGTCATTTCTGAAGAATTAATGGGTATACTCATTATGTACTTGGCCGCGCATGACTACATCCCCTTTTGTAAAAGGCGCTAGAGTGTTACTGCATGGCGACATTTTTCTCTTAGGGCACCCTTTTCGGTTGTCCCAGCTGTCATGTTGTCTCGGTTATTAGAATTTTTTATATCTTTTCCAAGCCAAGTTTGACCGTGTACCCCATGCATTTTGCTTTACATCTGTTTACTGCGCTATGGGTAATAGCACCAATTGAGAACTgttttagacaaaaaaaaaataaaaaataagagcaACCGGTTAATATTTAGATAAAGTTTTGATTATTTTAAGATATGAATTTAGTTCAAATGTTTTGTATAGTCATTTCTTTTGACTACTTGGCAAgtgtttataattttttattgacTATGTATGAATCCTTTATAATTTGTTTTTGCTTACATCTGAATCCCCACACTAACAATAAACAATGCAACAAAATCTGCCCGACAGTTTGGATTTTTTTCAGTGAGTTGTATTTAGTTTGCCAACGTTCTCATACTTCCAACCATTTTTGACTTCTTTTTTGGCTTTCTCATGTGTGCATGTCGTCGTCATCCACTAGTCCACCTTGGGCATAGTTTGCATTGCATCTCAATGGAATTCAGCAAGAATTTGCATATTTGTCAGTGTcttctgattttccttaagtttAAACAGTACCCCTTTTTCTTTCAAATCTGTTACCCCAAACAATTACTACAGAAGGGACACTCTCTCACGTGGGCAGCTGGACCCGCATATGGTCTCATCGGTCATCTCCATTCCCAAGAACAAACGTGGCATGGTTCTATCCACTTGCTTTTAACACTGTGGCTTACTCTGACCTACAAGTTCACTCTGTGGGTGACATGGGAGGAGAGTGTGTGAGGCTGCTGCTGAGGTTAAAGAGTGACTCAGAGAGGAGCGAAAACGACTGGCTATGGCCACCAGGACAAAGCAGAACACTAAATTTAATAAACATGAGGCGCATGTAAAACCTACTTTCAACTGGTTCGTTAAAGCCGGCAATCACAGTTGGCCCACATGTCTGATTGACAATGACCACTATTTATAGCTTGGCCCTAGCGATGACATTGCACACGTGACACCGGAGAATAGCAGGTTTATAGTTGGACCATTCATCAATTTTTTAGGTCCTACTTCATCGAGATTTAAATATAAGTTGAAATAAATTCCATGTTTTAAACAATGGCTTTTATATGGTATTTATTTGGACTTAGTCACCTGATTATccttgtgtttatttatttagTCTGTCTTGGTGGTCTTggtataatttaaaagaaaaaaaaaacctaaatgcGGAATGAGACTTAtttcattttgaaaaaaaaaaaaaagaagaccaAAAACTACTACAAACTTTTATGTTTGGTGCGCAGTGCTATGATTGGTAAGAGTTAAGTGCATGACTAAAGGTAAAGATAAGTTAAGGTAAAGCATGAATAGGATTGATGGTGTATACAAGCATGCATGGGAGACATAGATGACCCTCCATGAAATTGATGACAAATCATTTTGAGTTTGGAAAGCAGACAAGCTAAATAACTCCACCTTATCTGCTCCCTTAAAAACAGTAGGACATAATGCACGAGATGACCCAAGCTTTGGGGGGGCAGTCGTTTCTCAGCCACCACATGTTCATATCTTTAACTGCTTTCCTTCTTATAAAAGGGGCTTCAAATTCTTTCACAGCTTTTCAAACTCAAAAGAAAATCTCACATTACTTGCACATAACACTCAAGAAGTAGTATCAGTGAGGTGCTTCTTCCCAGTGAGGAGTATGAAAGGTCGATCATGGCAAAGGTGTTCAAAGCAAATTAGAGAACAGAGGGGACGGCTTTATATTATATGGAGATGTACTGTGTTACTTCTTTGTTGGCATGACTGACTTCCATTGCAGTTCAATCTTGTATCCACTTCTCAATTACACTGCAAGATTTAGATGCTCCTTGTGCTGTGGGTATTGTGTAGTTTAGAAACTCAGATCATGCAATCACATTTTCAATTAGGAGAGAGGGTATTTTTTTTCCCTTAGATAAAGAAGGGATTGTCTGGTAGGGTGGTTAACATGAGTTcgaaaagaaaaagttaaaagttGACTTGTTGCTTGAATTTtgtaaatagatttttaattaatttttgttccaAAAAACTTCTCTTTCTTGTATCACTCAAAAGCATAATAGAAAATTAGATTCTACTGGTTTATCTCTGCAGCCACAAGTGATGGAAGCTAAGATGTTTCGGTATCGTTAATTTTGTGACTACAGGtataatattcaaatttaattttagCAAAATGAGAAAAAGAATTATTTACATGCAAGACGACCATCATTTCACAATTTGTCTTAAACCTAAAGATCAAAACACAATGGAGTAATGTTAGTTAATCTGTTGCTAAATACAGTTAGTTGTTGACAATAGTTAAGAGGTTAGAAAGATTAGTTAGTTAGCTGATAGCAGTAGCATACTGTATATAAATACACTTGTAACTTTTCGTTTAGCTGTTGAGTTCAATATTCTTCAACATACAATTAGTAAAATATTGGTATGATCGTAGAATTACATAAACCAGAAGAAAATTGTTTGAGGGTAAGGCCGATTTCGTTAAAAGAAATTTAAGTGTTGTTTGATCAACATTAATGGACCTTTCATTGAATTAATATTGTTCAGGAAATTTTGACTCCACACTATTAAGAGGCTACATGATTGGAAAGCGGTAGGTGGGAATTTCTCACCCAGCAAGCATCTGGTGAGATTTGAAACCACGCCCTATTATTAGGAGAATATGCTGCCACTTAGGTAAGTTGCTCTTACTTTGTGACTTGCCATCATTATTTCAGGATTTCGGTTCTTGACAAAGTAAGAAGATGAAATTCCCATAGTAGACAATATTAAATACATTGAAGATCCGATAACTTATCTATAAGGAGTATTTGAAAATCTCTCAACAAaaaataaactttttttttctttaattaaggAGAGGCCAACTTTGTTGAGAGAATTTTGTGAAGTGTAGTCCATCAGGAGCCAATGAATCCCTCAACGTTCGATATTGTTCTTGTTGGAGGTTTTGTCTCCTTAGTGACCGGCTCGCATAGCAAGAGCACTCGTTGGGTGCCTAATAAGACAAAAAATGTGTGTTACACGTGGCTATTCTCGTACCCATTGCCTTCTAGTTTATAGGGCACAATTGGGTGAGAATGCTACCACTCGGGTTAGCCCAAGTAGTAGTATAGTATGTATGGGTTCAAATCCAACTAAATACAAATATGAGATTTCCTTGATAGGTGAGGTGATATTGCTTTCATGTCGATATTGTCACGTTTTCAAAAATCTAAGCTCTTAGCAAAGTTGGGAGACAAAACTTTCATGGAGACGATATCGAATATGTTCGGGTCCGTCAACTCCAAATGAACAACACTTTGTAGACTTCTCCCTAAAAAGTTCCAACATTCCTCAGTAAAACTAATGCTCAATTTGTTAGATAAagagaaaaaaatcaaatttataaAGACTTTgcttatatgaaattttatttctACTGCAAATGCATATATTTACCTCGACTTTGACAAATTCTTgtaacttcaatttttttttttttgtaaacacATTTAAGAAACTCAGTTTGCTCTATGTCCAATTTGATGTTTAAACAGATGTTTAGTTAAATGTTCAGACAATGACTATTCAAACAAATGTTTGCACATGTATTCGAACAGAACACAAGCAATaaggaaaataagaaaatgaaagaaaaaaacacAAGAAATTTATTAATGTAATTTGGATTTAGAGCCTCGTTCAATGAATGATTCTTATTTAACAAATTTTCAAATCATCTATTAGTTAAAACTCAATTAACCTTACTCTAATTATTATAAATCACTCACCTAAAAAATCTCATATACATCAAATATAAACTCCCTAACAAAAGAGTGAAAgtgcaaaagccaaaagcactCTAAACACACACCCAAATATGTATTGTTTAAGCAGTCTTCATAAAGTAAAATTAGCAGCTAAAATCACTAAATAAATAGCTTAATAGATAAAGATAAGATAAGACATGTTGATTTCATAGTTCTTCCAATTATCCAAAACTTACCACTATTTTTTGGGCAAAATAAAATACATTTTGAAACTCATTTGCTTGTGGAGAAAATAGTTTTTAAGGCCCAAATCATATAAGCCAAcaaataaatacatcaaattgTCCTAAAATCTTGATTGATCACGTGTTTAAACATGTGACTGATCAAGTTTTGAATGACCAAGCATCGAGTCTTCAAAATTAGATAATATTAGTTTTAATAATATTCAAATATCATAAACACTTTTATAagtatttttgttgattttttatAACGAATAAtactttttatataattttaaaagttattattttattaattttgtattatttat
This is a stretch of genomic DNA from Gossypium arboreum isolate Shixiya-1 chromosome 11, ASM2569848v2, whole genome shotgun sequence. It encodes these proteins:
- the LOC128283834 gene encoding small polypeptide DEVIL 9, whose product is MTKDKLNNSTLSAPLKTVGHNARDDPSFGGAVVSQPPHVHIFNCFPSYKRGFKFFHSFSNSKENLTLLAHNTQEVVSVRCFFPVRSMKGRSWQRCSKQIREQRGRLYIIWRCTVLLLCWHD